The DNA sequence atgtgtatatatgtatatatatgtatatgtatatatatatatatatatatatatatatatatatatatatatatatatatatatatatatatatatatatatatatatatatatatatatatatatatatatacacatatatgtatatatatgtgtgtgtatatatacgtatatatatatgtgtatatatatatatatatataatatatatgtatatatatatatatatatatgtgtatgtgtgtatatatatatatatatatatatatatatatatatacatatatatatatatatatatatatatatatatatatatatatatatatatatatacatatatattatatatatatatatatatatatatatatatatatatatatatatatatatatatatatatatatatatatatatatatatatatatatatatatatatatatatatatatatatatatatatatatatatatatatatatatatatatatatatatatatatatatatatatatataaatatatatgtatatatatatatatatatatatatatatatatatatatacacacatacacatatatatatatatatatacatatatattatatatatatatatatatatatatatacacatatatatatacgtatatatacacacacatatatatacatatatgtgtatatatatatatatatatatatatatatatatatatatatatatatatatatatatatatatatatatatatatatatatatatatatatatatatatatatatatatatatatatatatatacatatacatatatatacatatatacacatatataatatatatacatatacatatatatacatatatacacatatatatatatatatatatatatatatatatatatatatatatatatatatatatatatatatatatatatatatatatatatatatatatatatatatatatatatatatatatatatatatatatatatatatatatatatatatatatatatatatatatatatatatatatatatatatatatatatatatatatatatatatatatatatatatataaatatatatatatatatatatatatatataaacatatatatatatatatatatatatatatatatatatatatatatatacacacacacatacacatatatatatatatatatatatatatatatatatatatatatatatatatatatatatatatatatatatatatatatatatatatatatatatatatatatatatatatatatatatatatatgtgctgttgacctcttggccaggtcacccttgtgaaagagatcttgatctcaatgggttttcttatctggttaaataaaggttctatatatatatatatatatatatatatatatatatatatatatatatatatatatatatatatatatatatatatatatatatatatatatatatatatatatatatacacacacatatatatatatatatatacacacatacacatacatatatatgcatatatatatataaatatatatatacatacacatacatacatatgtatacatacatgcatatatatacatacagatactgtatgtatttatatatatatattagtttgtttacatgcagtcTCCTTTCCTCACTCGACCTAATTTTCTTAGCTCAATGagacccccaagtcaaaaagtttggacacccctgcaatagcACAAGATGATAAATTGAAAAGAAGTTATTTATTGCCATttataataaattataaatataataataacatatcATCCTATGGTATTATTATACTGATGTATGCTGTAGTTCATATCTATTGTCTCAATATGAAGGTTAATCTTTCTAATTTTGCTTCCTGGAAgatgtttatttaatgttttgtgtTGCCAGATGAAAGTATAGAAGAGTTTTTAACAAAAGGGAGACTGTATTGAACGTGGAAGAGGATTAAAAAAGGTGcaatttccaaaataaatcaacactAGAGGTCAACAAAATGGCACCTGTTCCCCCTCTTTGGCACATCTCGCCGACGATGTTTATTTGGTCACGGCGCAGGAAGTGACATCACGTGTTGACAGCGTGGCCGGGACACGCCTCCTCGGAGGCGGGGGGACGTCAGTGTTTGAGGCGACAGTCGGAGAGGGACGTGCTCGCATCATGCACCTCCATTCTCCTCCAGCAGGACAAAGAGGACAGCTGGCGTGCTGAAAGGGGAGCAGGACGCTGGGAATAATCATCACGGCGTGCTGAAAGGGGAGCAGGACGCTGGGCGCTGCGCCAGAGGACTAATCATCAcggggcgggggaggggggggataaCCTCACGCCACGCTTGAGCGATGTTCCGCGGGAATCTCTCTCTGGCTACTGAGGCTCGCTGACGGACTAATGGAGGGACTCGGCGGCTTGTCATGCTTGAATGGCAGCTCGGAACAAGCGAAGGAGTCCCAGACCTTCTTGGTGACCGCTGCCAGATCCACTGTGGGGTGACGTGGTGGAGCCAGGAGCCCCCATAGCCTCCCCCGTCCCCGTCTTCTCCCTTCTGTGGCCTAAATGATCTCCTGGACTTCTTCGCTGCTCCGCCGTCGCCTCTTGGGCTCCTCCATATTTCCTACAGACAACCATGTTCCATCACCGGGTTTGATCCTTCTGTCATCCCCACCCTCTTCCCAGTCTCCTGCCCTCTGACCCTCTTGTTTTCTACTCCCCCTGTCCTTGGTGGCCCTCCCCGAACCCATTCCCCCCCTATGACCATGTTGCCATGTGTCTGCTGGCTCCAGCCGATCCTCATGGTGCTGACCTCTGTCTTCTGGACCCGGGGGGAGAACTGTCCTGCAACGTGCTTGTGCCCGGACCCCCACACGGTGGACTGCAGCGGCCGCGGGCTGACCCACCTACCCGATGAGATCCCCCTGGATGTGCGCAGGCTCCTGCTGGCCGACAACTGGATACACCCGCATCCCCTCCGACTTCCTGGTTCTGTACAGTGACTTGGTCTACCTTGACCTCCGGAACAACACCCTCACCTATATCGAACCAGGGACTCTCAGCACCTCCTCCAGGCTGGTCTTCCTGGATCTGGGCAGCAACAACTTGACGGAAATCCCCAAGGGGACGTTCGGGGAGTCCCGCAGTCTGATCAAGCTCCGTCTTGGCAACAATCCCTACCTGAGTATAGTGAGCGAGGACGCTTTCCTGGGCCTCACCTCGCTCCGGGAGCTGGAACTGGAGCGGAATGCGCTGTCCAGCCTCCAGGTGGGGGCCCTAGATCAGCTGCCCTCCTTGCGGGAGGTGAGGCTGGAGGGTAACCCCTGGGTGTGCAACTGCAACTTTGCCAACCTCTTTGCGTGGCTGATGGAGAACAGTCACAAGCTTCCCAACGGTAAGCAAAGGCTTTTCCAAACCACTTCTATTTATGTTTCCCTGCACTGAGGGAACCCCCGCCCTCCCTCTCCATACCCTGTTCTAATTTAGTCCTCCACCCCCATAGTGAGAGACCGTGTGTAATATGACACAATCGCTCGTGGATCACAGCAAATATTTGCTTTTCCTGATTCCACTGGGATTGGACTTGTCCTCTGTGCTCTCCCAGCAGTCAACTTACATGTTTCTTATGTAATGTCGGACATTTGCTGGAGATTTTGCAAGAAGCATCCTGGTCCACGTGATCTGAATGTTGACCTGCATGCTTTTCTTCCATCCTTACAATCTTTTTTGATCCAATCCTTGGGGTTCACCCTTTTTTTCATATAATACCAAAAAGCAACATGTTGACTTGGTCATGCCagaccaagggtgtccaaactacggcctgctcAGTTTGTCCCAGCAGACATCATGACTTCAACATGACTGCTTTCAAATTCATCTTAAATACCAGCCGCTCTCTCATATGTTCTGCTCtcctgtggacaatgtgagtaaatcagatcaatgactCTTGAAAGTCATTTGAAACAAaagcacagcattcacttgtatgacaatatccaaacaaccttccctagtcatggtgaattAAACAATGCAACTATTattaaaggtcaacacacatggtcacacataacacaacctaacactattaaaaaaacacccatttaaatccattacaaagcatgatgggacaaatgcaaaactctctccacacttatccatgttgggtgctttttagctgcttgatatttctcatTGATGACAAAACTTTAAAgaggtagaagtcaaactttcacatattcttaatatccaattattttcattataaatccatcatattaatataatatgtacacacatacatacaaaccccgtttccatatgagttgggaaatggtgttagatgtaaatataaacggaatacaatgatttgcgaatccttttcaagccatattcagttgaatatgctacaaagacaacatatttcatgttcaaactcataaactttattttttttttgcaaataatcatcaactttataatttgatggcagcaacacgtgacaaagaagttgggaaaggtggcaataaatactgataaagttgaggaatgctcatcaaacacttatttggaacatcccacaggtgaacaggctaattgggaacaggtgggtgccatgattgggtataaaagtagattccatgaaatgctcagtcattcacaaacaaggatggggcgagggtcaccactttgtcaacaaatgcctgagcaaattgttgaacagtttaagaacaacctttctcaagcagctattgcaaggaattgagggatttcaccatctacgctccgtaatatcatcaaagggttcagagaatgtggagaaatcactgcacgtaagcggctaagcccgtgaccttccatccctcaggctgtactgcatcaacaagtgtgtgtaaaggatatcaccacatgggctcagggacacttcagaaacccactgtcagtaactacagttggtcgctacatctgtaagtgcaagttaaaactctcctatgcaaggcgaaaaccgtttatcaacaacacccagaaacgctgtgggcttggctgggcctgagctcatctaagatggactgatacaaagtggaaaagtgttctgtggtctgacgagtccacatttcaaattgtttttggaaactgtggacgtcgtgtcctccggaccaaagaggaaaagaaccatccggattgttctaggtgcaaagtgtaaaatcaatcaatcaatcaatcaatcaatcagctttatttgtccattcttacatgtacaagacacataagaactgaaattacattttcggcacaatcccgctaagagcagacatacgttacagggagacaagacgggaccgccaacggatcagcctcacttaggcgctccttaaaaaggtgggaaaaaggtgacattggggaaggggggaagtaaaaaaaatatcagtctgaggctggaccctcaggaatggtccagactgagtccgaggaaaaaaacctcacatagcatggcacacataaacatggtacatgtaatcacaacaactcgcaacagagtcatccaacagggctttggaggccggcagctgctgttgagcgctgctcagcccccacaaccccggaggaattaagcagtggtgaaggcgttgatttggggaggggtgtgtgcgtgcatgtatgcccaattaacttgggtgagatgttggaattgtctttatgggccgaggccggccccaagagttcaagagttcaagagtccgacccaggtgcttttgaaaaaaagggaaaggtcaaaagcgtccatctttgaggagtcctcaggggagtgttttcaaacagcctgttcctcaaggccattcgagggagtcaaatcgtagattaagatgttgttttttcttcgagcagtcaaaacaatgacattcctgctctgtatgctggctctgacaattccaatttattctttctataacttcatcaagatggaatctaccttgcgattcaaatcagcaatcgctccagtctgtgatcccacagcacgacccattccttccattgcgttgaacagcctgttggccccttgagtggctgccatcgtcttccgaatttgacgatacaccagagcaatgcccagcccaatcagcaaatgccctgcgatcacagctccaaataggtagatgtcttccacgtcctcgatggaaaggactgagaggcacatgattctccaagtattccaggaatctctcacgtaccccgcagcaatggttccatcagggcagccaggctcccccgaacctcttttccttgtcgaaaagactgtgtcaattgcgtcgagagtccagttgatcaaattcattttgatgtttagatttgaggacagctcaagaaaagaggcttcaaaatagttcagacaagacaaaaacaaagagagcaagcagggaaggagggagcggagaaaaatgcgaccgccctcaccagaggcaagacagaaggcagcatgtgtgatggtatgggggtgtattagtggccaagacatgggtaacttacacatctgtgaaggcaccattaatgctgaaaggtacatacagcttttggagcaacatatgttgccatccaagcaacgttaccatggacgcccctgcttatttcagcaagacaatgccaagccacgtgttacatcaacgtggcttcatagtaaaagagtgcgggtactagactggcctgcctgtagtccagacattgaaaatgtgtggcagctaaaatatgagaagggagacccccggactgttgaacaacttaagctgtacatcaagcaagaatgggaaagaattccacttcaaaaa is a window from the Entelurus aequoreus isolate RoL-2023_Sb linkage group LG26, RoL_Eaeq_v1.1, whole genome shotgun sequence genome containing:
- the LOC133643649 gene encoding LOW QUALITY PROTEIN: leucine-rich repeat-containing protein 38-like (The sequence of the model RefSeq protein was modified relative to this genomic sequence to represent the inferred CDS: deleted 1 base in 1 codon), with amino-acid sequence MTMLPCVCWLQPILMVLTSVFWTRGENCPATCLCPDPHTVDCSGRGLTHLPDEIPLDVRRLLLADNWIHRIPSDFLVLYSDLVYLDLRNNTLTYIEPGTLSTSSRLVFLDLGSNNLTEIPKGTFGESRSLIKLRLGNNPYLSIVSEDAFLGLTSLRELELERNALSSLQVGALDQLPSLREVRLEGNPWVCNCNFANLFAWLMENSHKLPNGVEGMECSLPMDGRRVSLSQLSKDSFRECQASLTLTDLLIIIFSGISVSVVAIMTSFFLASTVHCFQRWSKGSKGDEEESEE